In Geopsychrobacter electrodiphilus DSM 16401, a single window of DNA contains:
- a CDS encoding aldehyde ferredoxin oxidoreductase C-terminal domain-containing protein, which yields MKFKTTEPASNPSDVSYKRCTIDLAKGDISFADLACRNLEDVLGGFGRSFQDLALRQIDQAYSEKNPLIVNAGLLTGSSAMTALRTYFSGYSPIKGSKAGRPAAMWSTGSGKFGAKFKWTGLDELVCENRSATPVYILIKETADGPQVELKPAEHLCGLSTHAKIMALQKDYPNAHFAAIGQAGENWQHNYMGAVALSTENQLKSGEDKCRFAGRGGMGSLMGYKNILALVAESNDKLGTLSEAVKKVNLNVLKGGGSARIQPLSRGGGGGTWAAYDVLQEFHAVPYNNFRPQGNALPEKLFRANVEPDYHIQSQACYRCGITCHNNISEKNADGGKGEFLAKFDYEPLNLLGTNLGIHDAGQAARLIQLGDNYGMDSISLGVTISYVLAYNERHPQAPILNGATFGDYEKIRALTIAAGEGTCPEIGQGSMRLSESLGEPAYAYHVKGLELPAYQPETNPGYAWAIAGGHMSMGTYGLLTREGKSDLESWVKGITEDKLHIVGFDMIGLCKFFDIAKGIGTQMVVDCLESEFGFKVSIEDLRASVRRAFLRGLALELRQGYTKAEFCLPAEVHENPNPHIKLPNITSPEFIAELEKRVWEIFEPELEGLLAFPEV from the coding sequence ATGAAATTTAAGACGACAGAGCCCGCATCCAATCCTTCAGACGTCAGCTATAAACGCTGCACGATTGATCTGGCGAAGGGCGATATCAGTTTTGCCGATCTTGCCTGCCGTAATCTGGAGGATGTGCTGGGTGGATTTGGCCGCTCCTTTCAGGATCTGGCCCTGCGGCAGATCGATCAAGCCTATTCTGAAAAGAACCCGCTGATCGTCAATGCCGGGCTTTTGACCGGATCTTCAGCTATGACCGCCTTGCGCACTTATTTCTCCGGCTACAGTCCGATCAAGGGGTCCAAAGCCGGCCGCCCCGCGGCGATGTGGTCGACCGGCAGCGGCAAGTTCGGCGCCAAGTTCAAGTGGACGGGCCTGGATGAACTGGTCTGCGAAAACCGCTCGGCCACGCCGGTCTATATACTAATCAAAGAGACCGCCGACGGACCGCAGGTCGAACTGAAACCGGCCGAACATCTGTGCGGACTCTCGACCCACGCCAAGATCATGGCGCTGCAAAAGGATTACCCCAACGCCCACTTCGCCGCCATCGGTCAGGCCGGCGAAAACTGGCAGCACAACTATATGGGCGCGGTGGCGCTCTCGACCGAGAACCAGCTCAAGTCCGGTGAAGACAAGTGTCGCTTCGCCGGGCGCGGCGGCATGGGGAGCCTGATGGGCTACAAGAATATCCTCGCCCTGGTCGCCGAGAGCAACGATAAGCTCGGCACGCTGAGCGAGGCGGTCAAAAAGGTCAACCTCAATGTTCTGAAAGGCGGTGGTTCGGCCCGCATCCAGCCGTTAAGTCGCGGCGGCGGGGGCGGCACCTGGGCGGCTTACGATGTGCTGCAGGAGTTTCATGCCGTGCCGTACAACAACTTCCGTCCGCAGGGGAATGCTCTGCCGGAGAAGCTGTTTCGGGCCAACGTTGAACCCGATTATCACATTCAGTCGCAGGCCTGCTACCGTTGCGGGATCACCTGCCACAATAATATTTCCGAAAAGAATGCCGATGGCGGCAAGGGGGAGTTCCTCGCCAAGTTCGATTATGAACCGCTCAACCTGCTCGGTACCAACCTCGGCATTCATGACGCCGGTCAGGCTGCGCGACTCATCCAGCTGGGGGACAACTACGGCATGGATTCGATCTCCCTCGGCGTGACCATCTCCTATGTTTTGGCCTACAATGAGCGCCATCCGCAGGCTCCGATTCTGAACGGTGCGACCTTCGGCGATTATGAGAAGATCCGCGCGTTGACCATTGCCGCCGGTGAGGGTACCTGCCCCGAGATCGGCCAGGGCTCGATGCGCCTCTCTGAGTCATTGGGCGAACCCGCTTATGCCTATCATGTCAAAGGGCTTGAACTCCCCGCTTACCAGCCCGAAACCAACCCCGGCTACGCCTGGGCCATCGCTGGCGGCCATATGTCCATGGGCACCTACGGACTTTTGACACGCGAAGGGAAGTCGGACCTCGAGTCCTGGGTCAAGGGGATCACCGAAGACAAGCTGCACATCGTCGGTTTCGATATGATCGGGCTGTGCAAGTTCTTCGATATCGCCAAAGGGATCGGCACCCAGATGGTGGTCGACTGCCTGGAGAGCGAATTCGGCTTCAAGGTCAGTATCGAGGATCTGCGCGCCAGCGTACGCCGCGCCTTCCTGCGTGGTCTGGCGCTTGAACTGCGCCAGGGCTACACCAAGGCCGAGTTCTGTCTCCCCGCCGAGGTGCACGAAAACCCGAATCCACACATCAAGCTGCCGAATATCACCAGCCCGGAGTTTATTGCTGAACTGGAGAAACGGGTGTGGGAGATTTTTGAGCCTGAGTTGGAAGGGTTGTTGGCTTTTCCCGAAGTCTAA
- a CDS encoding outer membrane beta-barrel protein, with protein MKTTRFLFLIIAVALVSFSSAAFAASDGDNYMALKAGVYSPSESHDLNNFNNGETHHLDSKTGFAGEVVIGHYFLPILAVELGIGYFESKGSPAAGSGESKLKVVPIVATGKVFLPIGAFEPYGLFGIGAYISDLELNGNLNDFNGSTETTYGLHAGAGFNINLSNNYFVGLEGKYVWAEPSFGGDHINLDGFVSTAIIGTKF; from the coding sequence ATGAAAACCACAAGATTTCTGTTTTTGATTATCGCAGTTGCTCTGGTCAGTTTCTCATCCGCAGCCTTTGCGGCGTCAGACGGTGACAATTACATGGCACTCAAGGCAGGAGTATATTCCCCCAGCGAATCTCACGACCTTAATAATTTCAACAATGGGGAGACCCATCACCTAGACAGCAAAACCGGGTTTGCCGGAGAGGTTGTCATCGGTCATTACTTCTTGCCCATCCTGGCCGTGGAGTTGGGCATCGGCTATTTTGAGAGCAAGGGTTCCCCTGCGGCAGGATCAGGGGAATCGAAGCTTAAAGTCGTTCCGATAGTCGCCACAGGGAAAGTTTTTCTGCCCATCGGGGCCTTCGAGCCCTACGGTCTGTTTGGCATTGGCGCTTACATTTCCGACTTGGAGCTGAATGGCAATCTTAATGACTTCAATGGCTCGACCGAGACCACTTATGGATTGCATGCAGGTGCCGGGTTCAATATCAATTTGTCTAATAATTATTTTGTTGGTTTGGAGGGAAAATACGTTTGGGCCGAGCCTTCTTTTGGCGGGGACCATATCAACCTGGATGGGTTTGTTTCGACCGCAATAATCGGAACCAAATTCTAG
- a CDS encoding type II toxin-antitoxin system Phd/YefM family antitoxin, with translation MPTITATEARKSLYRLLDEVSDTHEPIQITGKRGNAILISEDDWRAVQETLYLHSLPGMKESIIEGMQAPIDQCDEELDW, from the coding sequence ATGCCAACAATCACAGCGACAGAAGCAAGAAAGAGTCTCTATCGACTGCTCGATGAAGTATCAGATACGCATGAGCCGATACAGATTACGGGCAAGCGCGGTAATGCAATCTTGATCTCAGAAGATGACTGGAGGGCTGTCCAAGAGACGCTCTATCTCCACTCACTTCCTGGAATGAAAGAGTCGATTATAGAAGGGATGCAAGCACCTATCGACCAGTGCGACGAGGAGCTTGATTGGTGA
- a CDS encoding Txe/YoeB family addiction module toxin, with product MSWKIVYTKQAQKDAKKLAASGMKLKVQRLLGIIAENPYQTPPPYEKLVGDLAGAYSRRINIQRRLVYQVLEDIRTIKVLRMWTHYE from the coding sequence GTGAGCTGGAAAATTGTTTACACCAAGCAGGCCCAAAAGGATGCTAAAAAGTTAGCCGCATCAGGCATGAAACTGAAAGTTCAAAGACTGCTCGGGATTATTGCTGAAAATCCATATCAGACCCCACCCCCTTATGAAAAGCTTGTCGGTGACTTGGCTGGAGCCTATTCGCGCCGAATCAATATTCAGCGCCGGCTTGTCTACCAGGTGCTGGAAGATATAAGAACGATCAAGGTTCTACGAATGTGGACTCATTACGAATAG
- a CDS encoding zinc-binding metallopeptidase family protein, translating to MKTFQCTCKDHPTLFFESNRCLACDRIVGIDDEFNQVEPYNLDKESGQFFKAAQPEIRFQKCDNNSQFKACNGMVDLSTFVPDADKDEVLCFACRFNETIPDLTIVDHIPLWKKMEKAKRRALYTLNALPIPLLNISQDPENGLSFDFITDRNVKDHFVSKLTHLEAVFTGHDCGHITINLAEADDVARSSTKMAMGENYRTVLGHFRHELGHYYFERLIANSPKKHALCKQYFGDDELDYQEAMDQHYEKGAPGNWHETFVSEYATMHPYEDWAETWAHYMHIIDTLETAQNFSITGSTSGNAANSEQVSKLHLPQDQHYFSIQTPIAIILDTWIDFSMVLNSLNRSMGLDDAYPFVLTQSVRTKLSFIHHAIHNRLNQLPVLAAETENNKLKYEAITRSQ from the coding sequence ATGAAAACATTTCAATGCACTTGCAAAGATCATCCAACTCTATTTTTTGAAAGTAACCGTTGTCTTGCTTGCGACAGGATTGTTGGGATAGATGACGAGTTTAACCAAGTGGAGCCTTACAATCTAGATAAAGAAAGTGGGCAATTTTTTAAAGCAGCACAACCAGAAATTCGTTTTCAAAAATGTGATAACAATTCTCAATTCAAAGCCTGTAATGGCATGGTTGATTTAAGCACATTTGTTCCCGATGCCGACAAAGATGAAGTGTTGTGTTTTGCTTGTCGTTTTAACGAAACTATTCCGGATCTAACTATTGTTGATCACATTCCGTTGTGGAAAAAAATGGAAAAGGCAAAACGCCGTGCTTTGTATACATTAAACGCATTACCCATACCGCTTCTTAATATCAGTCAAGATCCAGAAAATGGATTAAGTTTTGATTTTATAACCGACCGTAACGTGAAAGATCACTTTGTCAGTAAGTTAACACATCTTGAAGCTGTGTTTACTGGTCATGATTGTGGTCACATAACTATTAACTTGGCCGAAGCTGACGACGTCGCACGTTCTAGTACAAAAATGGCCATGGGCGAAAATTATCGTACCGTGCTTGGGCATTTTCGCCATGAATTGGGTCATTATTATTTTGAACGATTAATTGCAAACTCTCCGAAAAAACACGCGTTGTGCAAACAATATTTTGGTGACGATGAATTAGATTACCAAGAAGCGATGGATCAACATTACGAGAAAGGTGCGCCAGGAAATTGGCACGAAACGTTTGTTAGCGAATATGCCACCATGCATCCCTATGAAGACTGGGCAGAGACTTGGGCCCATTACATGCATATTATCGACACTTTAGAGACGGCACAAAATTTTTCTATCACCGGTTCAACTTCTGGTAATGCTGCAAATAGTGAACAAGTCAGCAAATTACATTTACCCCAAGACCAACACTATTTTTCTATTCAAACACCGATTGCAATTATTCTAGATACCTGGATTGATTTTTCCATGGTCCTCAATTCATTAAACCGCAGCATGGGTTTGGATGATGCATATCCGTTTGTGTTAACTCAATCGGTACGTACAAAGTTGTCATTTATTCATCATGCCATTCATAATAGGCTAAATCAGTTACCTGTATTGGCGGCAGAAACGGAAAATAATAAACTGAAATATGAAGCAATAACTCGTAGCCAATAA